Proteins co-encoded in one Quercus robur chromosome 8, dhQueRobu3.1, whole genome shotgun sequence genomic window:
- the LOC126694628 gene encoding polyadenylate-binding protein RBP45C-like has product MMQQPASGVVPQQMPSEQQYQQAHAAAAAAAQQQQQQQQWMMQQQQQQQQQVPQQQSGWAQPQQAQAQAQYSAQQTVGSEEIRSLWIGDLLPWMEENYLLSCFAHTGEVVSAKVIRNKQTQISDGYGFVEFVIKKAFAFIRESQSL; this is encoded by the exons ATGATGCAACAGCCAGCATCTGGGGTGGTCCCACAGCAGATGCCGTCGGAACAGCAGTACCAGCAGGCGCACGCCGCTGCCGCTGCGGCGGCGCAGcaacaacagcagcagcagcagtggaTGATGCAACAGcaacaacagcagcagcagcaggtCCCACAACAACAGTCTGGGTGGGCCCAGCCTCAACAGGCCCAAGCCCAGGCCCAGTACTCGGCCCAACAGACTGTTGGGTCGGAAGAGATCCGCTCTCTCTGGATCGGAGACTTGCTTCCCTGGATGGAAGAGAATTACCTCCTCAGCTGCTTTGCTCATACCGGAGAG GTTGTATCTGCTAAGGTTATCCGCAATAAGCAAACTCAGATATCTGATGGTTATGGTTTCGTTGAATTTGTTATCAAAAAAGCATTTGCTTTCATAAGAGAAAGTCAAAGCCTATAA